A segment of the Opitutia bacterium genome:
GCTGACCACCGGACGTTCGCCCGGAGCCGCGATGATTCTCGTCGGCGCGGTCACCATGCCGCCGTCTTCCGGGCGCAGGAAAACCGGTTCGTAGAGCGAGTAAGTGCCACCGCGCAGGACGACGCTCACGCCGTCCGCGGCCTCTGGCGCCTTGAGCCGGCGCCATTCACGACCCTGGCGCAACGCGGCGTGCACAGTCGCGAGTGGCGCATCGACCGTGCCGGGATTGGTGTCCGCTCCGTTGGGCGCGACCCAAATCTCACCGGCACCGGCGACGACGGCGCCGGCCAACGTGAGGGCGGCGAGACAGGCCGCTCTCATTTCTTCGTTCCCTCGTGCAGCGCGTGCTGCAGGCGATACTCGCGCGGCGTGCAGCCGCACGCGCGGCGGAACGTTTCGTTGAAGCGGCTGATGGAGTTGAAACCCGAGGCGAACGCGACCTCGACGATCTTGTCGTCGGTCGTCGCGAGCAGGCGCTGCGCATGCGAGATGCGGTGGTGCATGAGGTAATCGAGCAGCGTCGTCCCAAACGCCTTCTTGAACAGGCCCATCGCGTAGTTGGGATGCAGGCCCACGCTGCGACCGATTTCCGTCACCGTGAGTTGTTCGGTGTAGCGCTGGGCGATCACGCAGGCGATCTGCTCGACCTTGTTGAGTTCACCGCCTTGCAGGCTGGTGGCGCGCGCCTTGGCTTTCGGACCAGCCGAGCCGACCGCAAGCGGCAGCGCCCCGATCATGCGCCGCAGGCGGGCTTCCATCTCGAGCATGACGACGTGACGCACGTCGTCGTCGGGCTGCTGGAGATCCTGTTCCCATTGGGCGAAGAGATCCTGATCGTGGCGCTCGCGCGCGCCGAGTTTTTCGGTCAGCACCTCGCCGCGCAGCAGTGGCTGCACGAAGCGGTCCGTGAGTTTGCACTGCAGGAACCACGCGAGCGGAATCGTCGCCACGAAATACGAGGTCTCCTTCGCGAAATCGACGATCTGGTGCGGAATCGCCGCCCAGAACACGTTGAGCGAACCGGCGTCGAGCTGCACCTTCCGCCCGCCGAGCAGGTAGCTGACGTTGCCCTTGGTGAGGAGGTTCAGTTCGATCTCGTTGTGGTGATCCGGCCGCCGCATGGGCGAAGGCGTCCAGTGCACGCAGGAGAATCCATACGGCGTGAAGTCGGGGCGATCGGGATCGAAGGAGACGTAGGGCAAGTCTTAGGAACGCGACAGTAACAGCGGGAAAACCGATAGCAGGGAGCCGGAAAATTGGATAAGAATATTGGCAGGTCAACCCCCACAGTCCGTCGGGCCGAAATTTTTCCGTGCCATTGTTGAACCCTGTCGCTCGGCCATTGCGGGCAGCGCGCGCTGCGCTGCTCAGCCTGAGCATTGCCTGCGCGGCCGCCATCGTCGCGCCCGCCGCAACGCTCGCGTGGAAAAGCACCGCCACCGGCCGCGACGTGCCGGTCGAGCTGCTCGCCTCCCCTCGCAGCGATTCCGCGCCGGCGCCGCTCGTCGTCTATTTGAAGAATCTCGCCGCGCCGCGCCTCGGCACCGAGAGCGACGAGGCGATCGTCGCCGGTTTCCGGCGCGAGGGCTATCAGGTGGCGGTTTTCGACTACGGGAAGAATTCCCGCGCCCGCTGGCCGTGGATCAATCGCGACTTCGCGGAGCTGCGCGCAGCGATCCACCGGCGCGCGTTTCTCGCCGACGTGAAACTCGATCCGGCGCACATCTTCATCGTGCCGGCCGGCCACCGCCTGCGCCGCGACGTGCCGTTCGCGCGCGACGGCGCGCGCGTGCTCGCGATGGATATTCTCTACCCGGCGAAACCGGCGCGCCCCGTCGGCACCGTCCTCGAATTCTCCTGCGACAACGCCGATCGCATGGGCAATTTCTCGCTGCAATTCTGCACCGACACGCTGCTCGAGGGCGCGGCGACGGAGGGCTTCGCCACCGCGATGGCCGACCATCCTGTGCCCGCGCCCTACAAGGGATTCGACGCCATGCCGGAGTGCGCGCAACGCATCAAGGCCGCCGTGCGCACGCTGCGCGCCGCAGCCGGCGAGTTTCCGCTCGATGGCCGCATCGTGCCCGTCGGCTTCTCGCGCGGCAGCGGCATGGCCCTGATGCTCGCGACGACGCAGGGACGCGCGGAGTTCGACTCGCTCGGTGCGCATCGCGGCATTTCCAGCGACGTGCAGGGCGCCGTCGTGCTCTCGGGCCGCTTCACCTACCTCGACTTGCTGCCGCAGGACCCGATGATTCCGCGCTACGTCGCGGCGTGGGGCGAGCGCGCCGCGCACCTCGAAACGTGGCGCGCCCACGGAGCGCTCGACTACCTCGCCGCGCCGACCGTGCCGCTGTTCCTCAGCATCAACGCCACCGAGTCGCCCGAAGCCCTCCACCAAATGGAAGTGCTGCGCACGCGGCTCGGCGCACTCGGTTCTCCATTTGAATTTCATCCGGAGAACGAGCCACGCGGCCACCGCGTGCCGCTCGCCCCCGAGGTGCTCGATCCTTTGCTCATCTACCTGCGCGCGCGGCTCGGAGTGGCCGCGACCGGGCCCGCGCCCTCTTCTCCGCCCGTCCGTTCGCCTCCGCCATGAAACTACGGCTCGCAGCCCTGCTTCTGTTTTCAGCCGCGCTTACCCTCACCCGCGGCCAGGAATTTGCCCCCACCGGCATCACCAATGCCAACCGGGTGCCCGAGACGGCGCTGCCGCCGCCCGTCGTGCCTGACGCTGCCCGCTTCAACGACTACTTCGAACCGCTCCGCACGGAACACGCCGCGATTTCACCCGACGGCCGCTACCTTGCCTTTTCGATCCGCGAGGACAGCAAGCTCTACGTCGTCACCGCCGACTTGAACCAGCCCGACGCCGCGCGCGCCAAAATCCTGGTCGCCGACGACGCGACTTCGACCCCGGCGCAGATCGCGCATCAATTCGAGCCGACGCCAGCGCGCATCCTCTGGATGTCGTGGTCCACGCCGACGCGCCTGGTGATCCAGACCAATCGCGTGACCGACACCGCCATCGGCTTCCCGCCTCGCTGGATCAGTGCGTCCGGCGCCCTCTTCGGCCTCGACTTCGACGGCCGGAACGCCGGCCAGCTGGTCGGTCCGCGCGACCTCGCAGAGAGCCAACTCTCGCTCCCCAAGTCGACGCTCGTCGACCGCTTCACCGTGCAACGCGACGACACCTCGTTCGAACAACGGGTGAACACGCCCGACCGTCCCGCCGCGACCGACACCTCCGGCGGCAAATTCGGCAACGATCTCTCGCCGACCACTAACCCCGAAGTCAACTCGGCTCCCGATGCGGCCGCGTCGTCCCTCACCGAACGCCCCGGCAAGGAACCGCGCTCGCTGCGCACGCTCCGCCGCGATCCGCTGCACCCGGACGCCGTGCATCTCCTCGCAACCGGCGCGGGAGAGACGCGTTCGCTCCAGCTTCTCTCGGTCAACTCCACGACCGGCAAACTGACCGTCGTGAACAGCGACCGCGTCCGCGCCGACCAGGACTTCCTCCTCGATCAACAAGGCTTCATGCGCCTCACGATCCCGAACTCGATGCTCTCGAAGTTTCCGTTCCGCTACGACTACCTCGGCGCGAAGGCGGAAGGCGCAGGCAAGCCGCTCGCTGCCGCCCTCGGTTTCGGCGAATTCGCGATCTCGCCACAGAATTATTTCGGCGAACGCGAACTGCCGCTCGGCTTCGACTCGACGGGCGACGTGCTCTTCTACGCCTCCAACCGCGGCCGCAACACCTTCGCCGTCTACGGCCGCCATCTCAGCAACGGCCAGCCGGCCAACGTCGCGTTCGAGAGCCCGCACTTCGATCTGATCGGCGCTCCCGCCGACGCGTTTCCGCCGGACACGCTCGTGTTCGATCCGCACACGCAGGAATTCGCCGGCATCCGCTACGATGCCGCCATGCGCACCACCGCCTGGCTCAAACCCGAGTGGCGCGAAGTGCAGGCCACGCTGGAAAAGAAATTCCCCGGCCACGCGGTCGACATTCTCGATTGGGATGCCGCCGGCCGCCGCTTCATCATCGCGACGCAGAGTCCGGCCGACGCCGGCGCGTTCTACGTTTTCGACCGCGAGCGCAGCCAGCTCTCCCAATTCGCGCGCCGCGCCCCGTGGCTCGACGCGCAGCACACCTTCGCGACGATTCCGTGGCGTTACGAACGCGCCGACGGCACACCGATCACGGGACTCGTCACCGTTCCGACCAGCGCACGCATCAAGCCGTTTCCCATGGTCATCGTCTGCCCCGATGTGCCGTGGCAGCACGTGAGCTCGAATTTCCGCACGGAAATCCAGGCGCTCACCGACATGGGTTTCGCCGTCGTGCAATTCAACGGCCGCGGCGCGTGGGGGCTCGGCGTCAAGCACCGCGACGCACTCCGCGCCGGCTACGATCTCGTGCAGGTCGACGACATCCTCACCACCATCGACGAGCTGGAAAAACGCTTTCAGGTGAACCCGAAACGCGTCGCGCTCTTCGGCCGCGGACACGGCGGCTTCATCGCGTTGCGCGCCCTGCAGGATCATCCCGAGCGCTTCCGCTGCGCCGTCGCACTCGACGCGCCGATCGACCTCGCCGGCTGGATCCGCGAGCAATACTGGACCGAAGGCGCGGCGTTTCCACAACTCGTCCGCGGCGCCTTCGGCGACGAGGCGCGTCTGGCCGCGACACCGCTCAAGAGCCACCCGGAAAAAATCAAGAAGCCGATCCTCGTCCTCTCGTATCCGGGCCGCGAAGGCGAGTTGCGGCGCGGGCAATATCTCGCCGCGCGCGCCTTCGCCGCCGCGGCGGAAAAGAACACCGACGTCACCTTCGGCGACCTGCCGACCGACTACGCCCGCGGACTCCCGCGTGCGCGCGCCGGCTCGTTTTCGAAAGTCGAGGAGTTCCTCAACCTCCACGTCTACAGCTACAACGTGAAGCCCGGCGACATCCGCGAAGTGAAGGAGCCTGCGAAGTGATCCGCGCCGTCCACCACGCTGCGACTGCTCAACGTTCAGATTTGAAATTCCGGAATCCTCATCCCGGGCTTAGGAACTAGGCAGATTTCGCCCGCGTCTCGGGAGAATCGGGTATCCGCTCATGGTATAACCCCGATACCCAAACGACCGTGAGTCACCTCCTCACGGGCTATCCACCCCTCAAACCCTGCACACCGATGCGCTGCATACCACCCACCCGGGCCGGAGCGATGTTGAACCTTTGCGTCCGCTTCTCCCGCGTCCTCGCGCTGGCATTTGCCACCACGCTGATCGCCGTCTCCGCCACGGCCCAAACCTCCGCCACGGGCACGATTCGCGGTAACATTACCAATGCCACCAACGGCCAGACGCTGGAGAACGTCGTGCTGCGCATCACCGGCGGCAAGCAGGCCATCTCAAATTCCTATGGCGACTACGAGTTCGCCGGTGTGCCCACGGGCGACGTCGAGATTCGCGCCAGCTACGTCGGCGAGGCCGACATCGTCGCCACGGTGAACGTCGCCGCCGGCGACATCGTCCGCCGCGACTTCGTGTTCCGCGAGAAGGCTGCCCAGCTGCAAACCAACAAGGACGGCACCCTCGAACTCAGTCCCTACGTCGTGAACGCCGAGCGCTACCGCAACGCGCAGGCCACCGCCACCGCCGAGGAGCGCAACGCCGTCAACATCAAGAGCGTCGTCGCCACCGACCAGTTCGGCTACATCCCGAGCGGCAACGTCGGCGAGTTCGTCAAGTTTCTCCCCGGCATTCAGCTCGATTACGGCGCCACGGGCGGCAACAACCAAGGCTTCGCCGACAACGCGGCCAACGGCATCTCCGTCCGCGGCTTCGGACCCGAAGACACCGCCATCCTCATCGACGGCCTGCCGGTCTCCAGCACCCTCCCCGGCAATCTCACCCGCCAAGTCGGCCTCGACCAGCTCTCGATCAACAACGCCGAGCGCATCGAACTCATCAAGGTCGCCACGCCCGACATGCCCGCCAACTCCGTCGGCGGTCAGATCAATCTGATCACGCGCAATGCCTTCGAATACGCCAAGCCCACCTACAGCGGCCGCCTCTTCTTCAACTGGAACGACATGCAGTCCGACATGTTCAAGAAGACACCCGGTCCGGTGAACAAAAAGACGTTCAAGACCACTCCCGGTTTCGACGGCTCCGTTTCGTATCCGTTCAGCAAGACGCTCGGTGTTTCCTTCACCGGCGCCTGGAATCAGGAGTTCTCCGAGAGCTGGCGCGCCCAACCCCTCTGGAACAACAATCAGGCCGCGAACTACCAGAACGGCGCCTTCACCAATTCCGCCGGCCAAGCCAGCTCCGTCGCGAACCCGGTCCTCACGCGCTACCAAATCACCGACTCCCCGATGATGACCGAGCGCCGCTCGGGCAACTTCCGTGTCGATTGGCGCCCGACTCCCAATCAAACCATCCGCGCCAACGTTCAATACAGCACCTACGAAACGGCGGAAGCCAACCGCCGCCTCGACTTCCGCCCCACCATCGCCAACGGCGCGACGTGGGATAGCTCCCAAGTCGTCGGCACCACCGCCAACAGCACCACCGCGATGACCGTCACCACGCGCGACCGCATCGGCGACACCCTCAGCGGCCAGCTCCAATACGACGCCAACCTCTGGGGCTTCCAGATCAACGCCGCGGGCAGCTACTCCGTCTCGAAGAGCGACTACAAGGACGAGGAAAACGGCCACTTCTCCGAGGTGAACTTCAACCTCAACCCCGGCCGAGTCGCCCTCTTCGGCCTCGACCAAGGCATCCCGAATCAGGCCCTCACCTACACCCGCAGCACGAATCTGCCGCTGGACTATACGCAGCTGAGCAACTGGGCCTTCGACGGCACGACCGCCAAGTCCGGCGAGGCGCACAACGAGCGCATCATCGCACTCTACAAGGTCGACGTCTCCCGCCCCCTCGACTTCATTCCCTTCCTGGGCTCCAACAGCATCGTCGTCCAAGCCGGCTACCGCCACGACGAAGATCGCAACAAGAAGTCCGGCCGCGGCACCGGTTACCGCCAGATTCTCCGTCCGGGCGCCTCCTACACGATCGCCGACGTCGTCGACGACAACTATCTGGGCCAGAGCCCCGGCTTCGGCCTCGCCGCGCAGCAGTGGGGTTCGACCTACAAGCTCTACGAAGTCAACGCCGCCAAAAACATCTTCTACGTCCCCGACTTCGACGAGGCCACGCAGACCCGCGTCGAAAACTACAACAGTTTCGTCGGTCAGCAAAAGGACCTCAACGAAACCATCGATGCGTGGTATGGCATGGCCACCGGCCGCTTCTTCAACAATCGCCTGACGATTGTCGGCGGCGCGCGCCAGGAGCGCAAAGGCCGCGTCGGCCACAGCCCCTTCACCGACCCCAAGTGGGATTACCTGCGTAACTCCGACGGCTCCATCTTCACCGACGCGACTCTCGCGCCGAACGGCGTCCAGATGAGCGCCGGCAACGGTGTCGTCGAGAACGGCGTCGTTCTCACCCAGCCCACCAACCGCCCGCTCTTCGCCAGCACCGCCGAAGGCATCGCGCTCCGCCAGCTCCTCACCTCGAAGGGCATTGCGTTCCCGACCGTGCCCTACGGCCCGCCGACCGGCAACGCCGTGCGCGACCTCCGCTCCCGCATGCTGAACTTCCGCCCGGCTCGCGAAATCAACCAGCACATCACCGGCGATCCGTCCTACAGCATCAACGCCGCCTACCAGTTGACGAAGAAGATCGACCTCAAGGTCGCCTACTCCCGCTCCTTCAAGATGCAGGCGCTCGAGTCCGGCGTCGCCGGCGGCGTCGTCTCGGGCACGAACGACTTCACCATCACCGAATACACCAGCAGCGAATCCGCCTCGAACAACGGCGCGCTCGGCGAGATCAAGGTGGCCAATCCCTCGCTCAAGCCCGAAACCTCCCAGAACTGGGACTTCGAAGCCTCCTACTACACCGACGCCGGCGGCAAGCTCACCGCCAGCTACTACACGAAGTCCATCACGAACCAGACGATGAACTTCACCACCTACTCAGGCAGCCCCACATTCGCCGTGGTCATGGGCGCGCTCGGCCTCGACGCCACTGACTACGACAACTGGCGCCTCGTGACCTCCACCAACAGCACCTCCAAGCAGGAAACCTCCGGCTGGGAATTCGAAGTCCGCCAGGACCTCGGCATCCTCGGCCAATGGGGCCGCCGCTTCTCGGGCTTCCTGAGCTACTCGATGACCGACTTCCCCACTCCGGAGACGCCCGCGCCCTACACGCTGACGAACCCCAACGGCACCACCGTCACCATCACGCCGAGCGTCAACACGGTCACCTTGCGCTCCAACCGCTTCGGCGGTGCCGGTCTCCAATACGCCGGCGATCGCCTCTCCGTCCAGCTGCGCGGCACCTACAAGAACGACAACGAAATCGGCGCCGACCGCCTCAGCGTCAACGGCCAGATCTTCCGCAAGATCCAACCCGCCGAAACGCGCTTCGACCTCAACATGAGTTACCTCCTGAGCAAGCACTACAGCCTGTTCCTGAGCGGCCGCGACATCTTCAACGGCGAACGCGACCAAATCTGGCGTCACGACGGCGGCGCCCTGCCGGACTACGCTTCGCTCGCCGACCGCCGCCGCTTCGGCGTCACCTGGACCTTCGGCGTCAGCGGTTCCTGGTAATTTTGTTAGGGGGTTAGTTCGTTTGCAATGGGCCCGGTCTTTCACGGACCGGGCCTTTTTTCTCGAATACCGAAGTCATACCGTAGCGTCCCACCACCCAACCGCGTCTTTTCTCGCCCATGCTCGCCCGCGTTCTCCGCCCGCTCGCCTTCGCCGCCCTGCTCTCGCTCGCCCGCGCCGGCGACCCGCCGCCCCCGCCGCCGCCCGAGCTCGTGCAACGCGCCGAAAAAATCGTCACCACGCTCCACCTCGACGACACCGCGAAAGCCATCCGCGTCCGCGACCTCGTTGCCCGCCAATACGAGCAACTTCGCGGCATTCACCAGCTGCGCGACTCCGGCCTCAAGCTCGCGAAAGAGTCGCCCGACAAAGCCGAAGCCGAAAAGCGCCGCGCCGAAATCCTCGCCAAAACCGACGCGCACCTCGCCGCCCTCCACGCGAAATATCTCGCCGCCCTCGCCGCGGAACTCACGCCCACACAGATCGACGCCGTGAAAGACGGCATGACCTACGGCGTGCTGCCGCTCACCTTCCGCGTCTACCAGGAAATGTTGCCCAACCTCACCGCCGAACAGAAAGCGCAGATCCTTGCGTGGCTCACCGAAGCGCGCGAACACGCCATGGACGGCAGCACCTCCGAGGAGAAGCACGCCTGGTTCGGCAAATACAAGGGCCGCATCAACAATTACCTCGCGAAAGCCGGCTACAACATGAAGGAAGCCGAGAAGAATCTCACCCATCCCGCCGCGCCGACGGCCAAGTAATCCGCCCCGATTTCAACGTTCCCATGAAGATACGTCATCTCCCGCGCCACGCCATCGCCGCTCTCGCGCTCGGATTCGTCGCGACCGTCTCCTTCGCCCAAGGCTACCCGAAGGTCCCCGCCGACCTCAAAGCCGCCGCCGAAGCGCGCAAAGCCGCCGCCGATCAGCGCTCCGATGAAGCCTTCGCCAAGGCGCTGCCGGAAATCCAAGCTTGGGCGTCGAAGGGCAAACCCTACCTCCCCAATGCCGCGAAACCCGCCGATCTGCCGCAGGCCACCATCCCTGCGTTCCCCGGCGCCTGGGGCGGCGGCATGTATTCCTTCGGCGGCCGCGGCGGCAAGGTCATCGTCGTCACCAACCTCAGTGACTCCGGCCCCGGTTCGTTTCGCGCCGCCTGCGAGGAAGGCGGCCCGCGCGTCATCGTCTTCAACGTCGCCGGCATCATCCGCCTCAAGGACCACCTCCGCATCCGCGCGCCCTACGTCACCATCGCGGGCAACACCGCCCCCGGCGACGGCGTCTGCATCGCCGGCAACACCGTCGAGGTCGAGACCCACGACGTCGTCATCCGCCACCTGCGCTTCCGCCGCGGCGAGACCGACCCCGCTGATCGCGACGATTCGCTCGGCGGCAAGCCTGTCGGCAACCTCATCATCGATCACGTCTCCACCTCGTGGAGCCTCGACGAAAACCTCTCCGCCTATTTCCACTGGGCCACACCCGGCGGCGGCAAACCGGTGAAGACGCCCACCGTCAACATCACGATCCAGAACAGCATCTCCTCCGAGTCGCTCAGCACCTACCATCACGCCTTCGGTTCCACCATCGGCGGCCTGAACAGCACGTTCCATCACAACCTCTGGGCCTGCAACACCGGCCGCAATCCGAGCGTCGGCATGTATGGCGACTTCACCTTCGCCAACAACGTCCTCTTCAACTGGCGCCACCGCACCATCGACGGCGGTGACCACCGCAGCGCCTTCAACATCATCGGCAACTACTTCAAGGCCGGCCCCGGCACTCCGCCCGACGAAGATGTCGCCTACCGCATCCTCAAACCCGAATCCGAGCGCAGCAAGACCGCCGTAAATCACTTCGGCAAAGCCTACGTCGCCGGCAACGTCGTCGAAGGCAACGCGCGCGTCACGAAGGACAATTGGGACGGCGGCGTGCAGCCCGACGTCGTCAGCCGCGAGCGTAAGTTCCGCGAGCTGATGGAAGCGGCACCGAAGCCCGGCCCGAAGCGCGACGAGTTCGCCGCCAAGACCAAGGCGC
Coding sequences within it:
- a CDS encoding helix-turn-helix domain-containing protein — translated: MRRPDHHNEIELNLLTKGNVSYLLGGRKVQLDAGSLNVFWAAIPHQIVDFAKETSYFVATIPLAWFLQCKLTDRFVQPLLRGEVLTEKLGARERHDQDLFAQWEQDLQQPDDDVRHVVMLEMEARLRRMIGALPLAVGSAGPKAKARATSLQGGELNKVEQIACVIAQRYTEQLTVTEIGRSVGLHPNYAMGLFKKAFGTTLLDYLMHHRISHAQRLLATTDDKIVEVAFASGFNSISRFNETFRRACGCTPREYRLQHALHEGTKK
- a CDS encoding prolyl oligopeptidase family serine peptidase, which translates into the protein MKLRLAALLLFSAALTLTRGQEFAPTGITNANRVPETALPPPVVPDAARFNDYFEPLRTEHAAISPDGRYLAFSIREDSKLYVVTADLNQPDAARAKILVADDATSTPAQIAHQFEPTPARILWMSWSTPTRLVIQTNRVTDTAIGFPPRWISASGALFGLDFDGRNAGQLVGPRDLAESQLSLPKSTLVDRFTVQRDDTSFEQRVNTPDRPAATDTSGGKFGNDLSPTTNPEVNSAPDAAASSLTERPGKEPRSLRTLRRDPLHPDAVHLLATGAGETRSLQLLSVNSTTGKLTVVNSDRVRADQDFLLDQQGFMRLTIPNSMLSKFPFRYDYLGAKAEGAGKPLAAALGFGEFAISPQNYFGERELPLGFDSTGDVLFYASNRGRNTFAVYGRHLSNGQPANVAFESPHFDLIGAPADAFPPDTLVFDPHTQEFAGIRYDAAMRTTAWLKPEWREVQATLEKKFPGHAVDILDWDAAGRRFIIATQSPADAGAFYVFDRERSQLSQFARRAPWLDAQHTFATIPWRYERADGTPITGLVTVPTSARIKPFPMVIVCPDVPWQHVSSNFRTEIQALTDMGFAVVQFNGRGAWGLGVKHRDALRAGYDLVQVDDILTTIDELEKRFQVNPKRVALFGRGHGGFIALRALQDHPERFRCAVALDAPIDLAGWIREQYWTEGAAFPQLVRGAFGDEARLAATPLKSHPEKIKKPILVLSYPGREGELRRGQYLAARAFAAAAEKNTDVTFGDLPTDYARGLPRARAGSFSKVEEFLNLHVYSYNVKPGDIREVKEPAK
- a CDS encoding TonB-dependent receptor — protein: MLNLCVRFSRVLALAFATTLIAVSATAQTSATGTIRGNITNATNGQTLENVVLRITGGKQAISNSYGDYEFAGVPTGDVEIRASYVGEADIVATVNVAAGDIVRRDFVFREKAAQLQTNKDGTLELSPYVVNAERYRNAQATATAEERNAVNIKSVVATDQFGYIPSGNVGEFVKFLPGIQLDYGATGGNNQGFADNAANGISVRGFGPEDTAILIDGLPVSSTLPGNLTRQVGLDQLSINNAERIELIKVATPDMPANSVGGQINLITRNAFEYAKPTYSGRLFFNWNDMQSDMFKKTPGPVNKKTFKTTPGFDGSVSYPFSKTLGVSFTGAWNQEFSESWRAQPLWNNNQAANYQNGAFTNSAGQASSVANPVLTRYQITDSPMMTERRSGNFRVDWRPTPNQTIRANVQYSTYETAEANRRLDFRPTIANGATWDSSQVVGTTANSTTAMTVTTRDRIGDTLSGQLQYDANLWGFQINAAGSYSVSKSDYKDEENGHFSEVNFNLNPGRVALFGLDQGIPNQALTYTRSTNLPLDYTQLSNWAFDGTTAKSGEAHNERIIALYKVDVSRPLDFIPFLGSNSIVVQAGYRHDEDRNKKSGRGTGYRQILRPGASYTIADVVDDNYLGQSPGFGLAAQQWGSTYKLYEVNAAKNIFYVPDFDEATQTRVENYNSFVGQQKDLNETIDAWYGMATGRFFNNRLTIVGGARQERKGRVGHSPFTDPKWDYLRNSDGSIFTDATLAPNGVQMSAGNGVVENGVVLTQPTNRPLFASTAEGIALRQLLTSKGIAFPTVPYGPPTGNAVRDLRSRMLNFRPAREINQHITGDPSYSINAAYQLTKKIDLKVAYSRSFKMQALESGVAGGVVSGTNDFTITEYTSSESASNNGALGEIKVANPSLKPETSQNWDFEASYYTDAGGKLTASYYTKSITNQTMNFTTYSGSPTFAVVMGALGLDATDYDNWRLVTSTNSTSKQETSGWEFEVRQDLGILGQWGRRFSGFLSYSMTDFPTPETPAPYTLTNPNGTTVTITPSVNTVTLRSNRFGGAGLQYAGDRLSVQLRGTYKNDNEIGADRLSVNGQIFRKIQPAETRFDLNMSYLLSKHYSLFLSGRDIFNGERDQIWRHDGGALPDYASLADRRRFGVTWTFGVSGSW
- a CDS encoding DUF3826 domain-containing protein; the protein is MLARVLRPLAFAALLSLARAGDPPPPPPPELVQRAEKIVTTLHLDDTAKAIRVRDLVARQYEQLRGIHQLRDSGLKLAKESPDKAEAEKRRAEILAKTDAHLAALHAKYLAALAAELTPTQIDAVKDGMTYGVLPLTFRVYQEMLPNLTAEQKAQILAWLTEAREHAMDGSTSEEKHAWFGKYKGRINNYLAKAGYNMKEAEKNLTHPAAPTAK
- a CDS encoding polysaccharide lyase codes for the protein MKIRHLPRHAIAALALGFVATVSFAQGYPKVPADLKAAAEARKAAADQRSDEAFAKALPEIQAWASKGKPYLPNAAKPADLPQATIPAFPGAWGGGMYSFGGRGGKVIVVTNLSDSGPGSFRAACEEGGPRVIVFNVAGIIRLKDHLRIRAPYVTIAGNTAPGDGVCIAGNTVEVETHDVVIRHLRFRRGETDPADRDDSLGGKPVGNLIIDHVSTSWSLDENLSAYFHWATPGGGKPVKTPTVNITIQNSISSESLSTYHHAFGSTIGGLNSTFHHNLWACNTGRNPSVGMYGDFTFANNVLFNWRHRTIDGGDHRSAFNIIGNYFKAGPGTPPDEDVAYRILKPESERSKTAVNHFGKAYVAGNVVEGNARVTKDNWDGGVQPDVVSRERKFRELMEAAPKPGPKRDEFAAKTKAQVDSLKFYHETEADALKAIRVNEPFAHAQFPLTSAQEAFDYVVANAGAYLPTRDAVDTRVLEQVRTGKIPTRQISPETPKLAKFYGYQQKFTDELPGYVAAGFVTNPSEVGGYPEYKGTPYVDSDGDGLPDAWETTHGLNPHEASDALKDANGDGYTNIEKFIYGLDPRAPKTDWTDLKNNIDPLAKK